A window of Ranitomeya variabilis isolate aRanVar5 chromosome 2, aRanVar5.hap1, whole genome shotgun sequence contains these coding sequences:
- the LOC143803801 gene encoding olfactory receptor 8G17-like has product MYMNETFVEYFIIQGISDVPELQITIFIIVLVIYLITLGGNMVVFILICIDSHLHLPMYFFLANLSIVDMASTTTSLHKILISFITGDKTVSFKGCMTQSFMSGSFTVHELFILAAMSYDRYVAICKPLNYHLVMTHRTCVLLASLCWTLGFLFISPLVGIFSSFSCYTSIEINHFLCDIVPLLNITCSNTSILDILFLIEGLFLFTIAPFIFTFAPYIFIIVAVLKIQTSNGRRKAFYTCSSHFTVVILLYTLLISQYLVPNSSSNFDSKKLYALFNMAAVPLLNPIIYSFKNKDIKAALKRRFGRKP; this is encoded by the coding sequence ATGTATATGAATGAAACCTTCGTTGAATATTTCATTATTCAAGGAATTTCGGATGTTCCTGAATTACAAATTACCATATTCATCATAGTATTAGTAATATATCTGATCACCCTTGGAGGCAACATGGTCGTTTTCATCTTAATCTGCATTGACTCTCATCTCCACTTGCCTATGTACTTCTTCTTAGCTAACCTGTCCATTGTAGACATGGCATCGACTACCACCAGTCTGCATAAGATCCTTATAAGTTTCATTACCGGAGATAAGACTGTTTCATTTAAAGGGTGCATGACACAGTCTTTCATGTCTGGGTCCTTCACAGTCCATGAGTTATTTATACTAGCAGCCATGAGCTACGATCGCTATGTGGCCATCTGTAAACCTCTAAACTATCATCTGGTTATGACCCATAGGACATGTGTTTTGTTGGCTTCTTTATGCTGGACCTTGGGCTTTCTCTTTATTAGTCCTCTTGTTGGGATATTTTCAAGTTTCTCATGCTATACGTCCATTGAAATCAACCACTTCCTTTGTGATATTGTCCCATTGTTGAACATCACTTGCAGTAATACCTCAATTTTAGACATCTTATTCCTCATTGAAGGGTTGTTTCTTTTTACTATTGCCCCATTCATTTTTACTTTTGCACCTTATATTTTTATAATAGTTGCAGTTTTGAAGATCCAAACCAGCAATGGTAGACGTAAGGCCTTCTACACTTGCTCCTCACACTTCACCGTTGTCATCCTTCTCTACACGCTTCTGATTAGTCAGTATTTGGTGCCAAACTCATCAAGCAACTTTGACTCTAAAAAGCTCTATGCTCTATTTAATATGGCTGCTGTACCTTTACTAAACCCAATAATTTATAGCTTTAAAAACAAAGATATAAAGGCGGCTTTAAAGAGGAGGTTTGGAAGGAAGCCATGA